The window TTCTCAACTAATAACTCGAACTTAGCGTATTTTTCTTGTGAAATTTTTAACTCACTTTCTAGGCTGGTGATTTTTTCTGATAACTCAGTTTCTTTTTTCGATAACGCGTCAACGCGTTTTTGTAGTGCTTGGGCTTTAGATCGCGTTGTGCTTTCAACTTGTTTTAATTTTTCTAGTTTAGTATTTAATTCTGCCACCTCTTTTTTTAATTTATCTATTTTGCCTTCTAATTTATCATTATTCTGATTGTTTTCATTCAGCTGTTTATCTAAATTATGAATCAATTCATTTTTTATATTGATTTTTGACTCAAGACCAGTAATTTTATTTTCTTGCTCCTTGTTTTTGTCACTCTGTTTTATTAGTCTTTTTTCAATATCATTTTTCTTTTTATTAACATCATCAAACTTTACTTTCAATTCTTCACTTTCTAACTTAGCATTTTCTAATTTCACTTTTAACGATTCAATTTCTTTACGTTGAGATGCCATACCTTCTTCTAAGCTAGTTATTTGCTTTTTATTTTTGGTGATTTCATTATTTAATGAAACAACTTCTTTTTCCTTAATCTCTAATGACTGGGTTAATTTATCTAATTTATTCAAAGTCTCTCGATTACTGTCATTTTGCATTTCCAATTCTTTATTTTTATTTTTTAATTCCTCTTTTTGAGCATCGAGTTGTTGTTTAGCCATTTCTAATTCTTTATTTTTTTTGATTAAATCAACATTAGCATCAGCGAGTTGCTTTTGTAGTCCTTCATATTTTTCAATACCATTTTGTAAAGCCCTAAGCGCATTACCCCCTTTGATAAAAGAGTTTTTATCGTTGGTTTTTCCAATATCATTCTGAGCCGTACCACCAACTAACTCATTATTATTTAGCCCTTTATTGGTGCTATTACCGCCTTCAACTTGACCATTATTTGTACCGTTATTACGCGCCTTCGCCCCCTTCATGACATGATTATTCGTATGTTCATTGACGGTATCTCCCCCTTTAACAATTCCACGACCATTCCCTGAATCAATGCCATCGCCAGATTGCATTACACCGCTATTTATCCCTTGATTTACTGCCTTTCCACCATAAACGGTATTGTGACCTACATTATTATCGCCTGTTTGTTTGTTGCCCATTGCTAATAACTCTTGAAGTCTAGCATCGATAGTTTTAGAGGATGTATTCATAGATATAACTCCATTTAATTTTATATTTAAAATCCATATTGAAACAAAAATTATTTTATTAATCATTAAAAGGCAAATGATTGGGTTTATTATTAAATACCCCTAAATATATTTCAATTGAAGTTTATCTGTAAAATCGCCGAGTGCTACCAATAAAATGATAACTTGGCTGAATGTTATTTTTAATTTAATTTCTATAATTACAGGCCTAATACATTAAAAAGACCTCAAATGAGGCCTTTTTATATTTAAACGCAGTTTTAATTAACCAAAAATTGCGCTCCACCAACCACTAATTGTTTTCATAATGTAATCCCAAATACGCCCAAAAAAGCCTGCTTCTTCAACTGCGTTTTTTGCAACGAGTGGATGCTGCTCAATCACTTCATCATTAAGAATAAAGTTAATTGTCCCAACGGCTTGGTTTTTCGCTAATGGTGCTTCTAACGAATCGTTCGTTAGTTGAATATCGACTTTCAAATTTTTCAATTGGCCTTTAGGGATTGTCACAGAAACATCGTCTGCTACCCCTAACGCCACTTCAGAAGTATCACCAAACCAAACTCGCTGTTTTTTCAATGTTGCATCGGCTTTAATTGGTGTCACCGTTTCGAAAAAACGGAACCCCCAAGTAAGCAGTTTTTCACTTTCCGTAAAACGCACGCGATCACTTGGCGCACCTAACACAACCGAGATCAACCGCATATCCCCTTCCGTTGCCGAAGCCACTAAGTTATGGCCCGCACCACTCGTGTGCCCAGTTTTCACGCCATCAACTTTTAAGTTTTGATTCCATAACAAACGGTTTCGATTAGGTTGGCGGATTTTATTGAACGTAAATTCTTTCTCTTTATGCAGAACATATTCATCAGGGACATCGCGGATCATCGCTTGTGTTAATAATGCCATATCCCGTGCTGTACTGTATTGCCCTTCAGAATCTAGACCATGAACAGTTTTAAAATGTGTATTTTTCAAACCTATCTGTTGAACATATTGATTCATCAAACTCACAAATGAATCTTGGCTCCCTGCGACATAATCCGCAAGGGCAATGCTGGCATCATTACCTGATTGAATCACAACACCTTTATTGAGATCCAGCACCGAAACACGGTCTTTTGGCTTCAAAAACATCAATGATGAGCCTTTTAGTACAGGG of the Providencia rettgeri genome contains:
- a CDS encoding serine hydrolase, with the protein product MSKNMLPLKTRRAGIGLSLLIAVSTSVYAAETPVAPQIDAKAYVLMDYNSGKILASGNPDERLDPASLTKIMTSYVVGQAVKAGKITPQDMVTVGEDAWATGNPVLKGSSLMFLKPKDRVSVLDLNKGVVIQSGNDASIALADYVAGSQDSFVSLMNQYVQQIGLKNTHFKTVHGLDSEGQYSTARDMALLTQAMIRDVPDEYVLHKEKEFTFNKIRQPNRNRLLWNQNLKVDGVKTGHTSGAGHNLVASATEGDMRLISVVLGAPSDRVRFTESEKLLTWGFRFFETVTPIKADATLKKQRVWFGDTSEVALGVADDVSVTIPKGQLKNLKVDIQLTNDSLEAPLAKNQAVGTINFILNDEVIEQHPLVAKNAVEEAGFFGRIWDYIMKTISGWWSAIFG